From a single Bacillus gobiensis genomic region:
- a CDS encoding DUF3995 domain-containing protein, protein MNVKRMNWAGYSACISALLYALPHFWWGLGVPLAFPGDFDRAPNDFWAQAIGFWVMGGLSVLAAMFALAFSKSWGNRIPRWLLVVPAWIGSIGLSVWGFSYFVLQFQFAIGRVQSTPAFAAQDANPMAAWGYVWYGLFLVWGISLGIAAHYARH, encoded by the coding sequence ATGAATGTTAAACGAATGAATTGGGCTGGATATTCAGCCTGCATATCAGCCTTATTATATGCTCTCCCGCACTTTTGGTGGGGATTAGGGGTGCCACTAGCTTTTCCTGGAGACTTCGATAGAGCTCCAAATGATTTCTGGGCTCAGGCGATCGGTTTTTGGGTAATGGGAGGTCTCTCTGTTCTCGCAGCCATGTTTGCGCTTGCCTTTTCAAAGTCTTGGGGTAACCGGATTCCAAGATGGTTGTTGGTTGTCCCTGCTTGGATCGGTTCGATCGGACTTTCTGTATGGGGCTTTAGCTATTTTGTCCTTCAATTTCAGTTTGCGATCGGCAGAGTCCAATCAACTCCCGCATTTGCTGCACAAGACGCGAACCCAATGGCAGCATGGGGGTATGTTTGGTATGGACTGTTTCTTGTATGGGGCATTTCACTCGGCATTGCTGCACATTATGCAAGGCACTAA
- a CDS encoding thioesterase family protein, with protein sequence MPEQAFNYTDYVREEWVDYNGHMNDAAYAAVFSYAVDSFMDAVGLDEESRHSLSYTIFTLETHLCYLKEAHKNEPLHVSVQLLDDDAKRLHVFFTMKNEAGEQLATSEQMLMGMNTSEGRPAPFPESVSQHIQELRQEHEHLETPNQVGRKIGIRR encoded by the coding sequence ATGCCTGAGCAAGCTTTTAATTATACCGATTATGTGCGAGAAGAGTGGGTCGATTATAACGGTCATATGAACGATGCGGCTTATGCTGCTGTATTCAGCTACGCAGTGGATTCTTTTATGGATGCTGTCGGTTTAGATGAAGAGTCGCGTCACTCACTAAGCTATACGATTTTTACACTTGAAACACACCTATGCTATTTAAAAGAAGCGCACAAAAATGAGCCGCTGCATGTTTCTGTTCAACTACTGGATGATGACGCTAAACGGCTGCACGTATTTTTCACCATGAAAAATGAAGCGGGAGAGCAGCTTGCTACAAGTGAGCAAATGTTAATGGGGATGAACACCTCAGAAGGCAGACCAGCTCCATTCCCGGAATCAGTATCGCAGCATATTCAGGAACTGCGACAGGAGCATGAACATTTAGAAACACCGAACCAAGTAGGGAGAAAGATTGGGATTAGACGATAA
- a CDS encoding L-carnitine dehydrogenase, with product MKEAIKKVSVIGTGVIGNGWIARFLAQGYDVTAFDPAEGAEERTRKAIDHAWTSLEKRGLAPDASKDRLTFKDDLAEAVADADYIQENVPEREELKKNVLNTIDQHAKPEDMIGSSTSGIMPSILQAGMKHPERFFVAHPFNPVYLLPLVEVIGGKKTNGAVIEMANKFFESIDMKPLVLHKEIDGHVADRLMEALWREALHLVNDGIATTEEVDNAIIYGAGLRWAQMGPFLTFHLAGGEQGMRHMLEQFGPALKLPWTKLEAPELTDELKERVIAGCESYSGDQSVAELEAKRNEFLVKLLDLVEEYWPESKQ from the coding sequence ATGAAGGAAGCAATCAAGAAAGTTTCCGTTATCGGAACCGGAGTTATTGGAAATGGCTGGATTGCACGCTTTTTAGCACAAGGCTATGATGTTACCGCATTTGACCCGGCAGAAGGTGCTGAAGAACGCACACGGAAAGCGATTGATCACGCTTGGACGTCACTCGAAAAACGAGGTCTTGCTCCAGACGCTTCTAAAGATCGTTTAACGTTTAAAGACGACTTAGCAGAAGCAGTGGCAGATGCTGACTATATTCAAGAGAATGTTCCGGAACGTGAAGAATTGAAAAAGAATGTGTTGAACACGATTGATCAGCATGCCAAACCAGAAGACATGATAGGATCAAGTACTTCTGGAATTATGCCAAGCATTTTACAGGCCGGCATGAAGCATCCTGAGCGATTCTTTGTTGCGCATCCGTTTAACCCTGTTTATTTACTTCCGCTTGTCGAAGTGATAGGGGGCAAAAAAACCAATGGAGCAGTCATTGAAATGGCTAACAAGTTTTTCGAATCCATTGATATGAAGCCTCTAGTTCTTCATAAAGAAATAGATGGCCATGTTGCAGATCGTTTAATGGAAGCATTGTGGCGTGAAGCACTTCACCTTGTTAATGATGGAATCGCCACAACAGAGGAAGTAGATAATGCGATCATTTACGGAGCGGGACTGCGCTGGGCTCAAATGGGTCCTTTCCTTACCTTCCACTTAGCTGGTGGTGAACAAGGCATGCGCCATATGTTAGAACAATTCGGACCAGCACTGAAACTGCCTTGGACAAAGCTCGAAGCTCCCGAACTCACAGATGAATTGAAGGAGCGCGTCATTGCGGGATGCGAAAGCTACTCCGGCGATCAATCCGTTGCTGAGCTCGAAGCCAAGCGTAATGAATTCCTAGTGAAATTACTGGATCTTGTAGAAGAATATTGGCCAGAATCGAAACAGTAG
- a CDS encoding TetR/AcrR family transcriptional regulator gives MGRNSRKIDILTAASKIVSDRGIFNLTLEAVAEEAGISKGGLLYHYPSKEALVKGMVEHLASNYQEKINKNACADPIEKGKWTRSFLDVTFNQSYENKDMNAGLLAAKAVNSDLLEPIREAYKSWQKEIENDGLDPVKATIIRLAIDGIWLSELFDLYQLDEEKKEEIYNTLKSWAEE, from the coding sequence ATGGGCAGAAATTCTAGGAAGATAGATATCCTAACGGCGGCTTCTAAAATTGTAAGCGATCGTGGAATCTTTAATTTAACGCTAGAAGCAGTAGCGGAGGAAGCGGGAATTAGTAAGGGTGGTTTGCTTTATCACTATCCGTCGAAGGAAGCGCTTGTAAAAGGCATGGTCGAGCATTTGGCAAGTAACTACCAAGAAAAAATTAATAAGAATGCATGCGCTGACCCAATTGAAAAAGGAAAATGGACACGGTCTTTTCTAGATGTCACATTTAATCAAAGTTATGAGAACAAAGACATGAATGCCGGGCTGCTTGCTGCTAAAGCTGTGAATTCAGACTTGCTAGAACCGATCCGAGAGGCTTATAAAAGCTGGCAGAAGGAGATTGAGAATGATGGATTGGATCCCGTGAAAGCAACGATCATCCGTCTGGCGATTGATGGAATCTGGTTATCCGAGCTGTTTGATCTTTACCAACTCGACGAAGAGAAAAAGGAAGAGATCTATAACACGTTAAAATCATGGGCAGAAGAATGA
- a CDS encoding GntR family transcriptional regulator: MKGNDDSAQHLKIAEFLIENIRNGEYKENEKIPSEHKLCHLFQVNRHVVRQAIARITNQGWVTPVQGKGCYINRIPKPIQYVLSSQTRFSEIMDSQGVQHESRLLHWEKGLSSLAERSNLQIHEDETIYRLEILRYVDDKPISITTTVIPEIEVPNLEHHFDGFSSLYGLLEKQYHFRPIRSRSVFQGCLPVWKDAEILEMPENIPIIQMENLMNHPSGSPVEYSVSRMRSDMHKCLIVY, from the coding sequence ATGAAGGGTAATGATGACTCCGCACAGCACTTGAAAATTGCCGAGTTTTTAATTGAAAACATTCGCAATGGAGAGTATAAGGAAAATGAGAAAATCCCGTCTGAACATAAGCTTTGCCACCTTTTTCAAGTGAATAGGCATGTGGTTAGGCAGGCGATAGCCAGAATTACCAATCAAGGCTGGGTCACTCCAGTGCAAGGGAAAGGCTGCTATATTAATCGAATTCCCAAGCCCATTCAATACGTCTTATCCTCTCAAACACGTTTTTCGGAAATTATGGACAGTCAAGGAGTGCAGCATGAAAGTCGGCTTTTGCATTGGGAAAAGGGTCTTTCTTCATTAGCTGAGCGGTCAAATCTGCAAATTCATGAAGATGAAACAATTTATCGTTTAGAGATTTTAAGATATGTAGATGACAAACCGATTTCGATTACGACAACTGTCATTCCTGAGATAGAAGTCCCTAATCTCGAACATCATTTTGATGGTTTTTCTTCCTTATATGGTTTGCTGGAGAAGCAATATCACTTCCGCCCGATCCGAAGCAGATCAGTGTTTCAAGGATGCCTTCCTGTATGGAAGGATGCTGAAATCCTGGAAATGCCTGAAAACATCCCGATCATTCAAATGGAAAACTTAATGAATCACCCAAGCGGATCCCCGGTTGAATATAGTGTTTCAAGGATGCGAAGCGATATGCATAAATGTTTAATCGTATATTAA
- the phnD gene encoding phosphate/phosphite/phosphonate ABC transporter substrate-binding protein — MKKMIQLLMLLTLVFALSACGTSGANGSGDDTLTIAWYPNESGADMADAREEIGKVFEETTGKKVEHKTTTDYIIAIEALANGSADVAFMGAQGYIEANTKNNKVQSIVVPSGPSGTLDDAKYNSWLAVNNGEQDKYKDGSEFKIDNIADKKFSFVSNSSTSGFKVPSTNIVSYFSKMDKYKDLKAEDLLEGGKFFSEVLFGGSHQGSAVNLLSGKADAAAFCDTCVANYVELADGEENTAGAVYKVKDDAAEPFNTVKGKEFSIISTTPVLNAPFAVNTETVNEEDVKKIKEALVSDEVMNNDKIFVPKDSGKPGLFFKTDKERFVEVEDSWFDPIRELSK; from the coding sequence ATGAAAAAAATGATTCAGCTTTTAATGTTGTTGACTTTGGTTTTTGCATTATCTGCTTGTGGTACAAGCGGTGCAAATGGATCTGGGGACGATACGCTAACCATTGCTTGGTACCCGAACGAATCCGGTGCTGATATGGCAGATGCCCGTGAAGAAATCGGCAAGGTTTTCGAAGAGACTACTGGTAAAAAAGTAGAACATAAAACAACAACAGACTATATTATTGCCATCGAGGCTCTTGCTAATGGTTCTGCTGACGTAGCATTTATGGGAGCGCAAGGTTATATTGAAGCAAATACGAAAAATAACAAGGTTCAATCGATTGTCGTTCCAAGCGGTCCTTCCGGTACTCTGGACGATGCTAAGTATAATAGCTGGCTTGCAGTTAACAATGGGGAACAGGATAAGTACAAAGACGGCAGCGAATTCAAGATCGATAACATTGCAGATAAGAAATTTTCATTCGTTTCCAACAGCTCAACATCAGGGTTCAAAGTACCTTCTACCAATATTGTTTCTTACTTCAGCAAAATGGATAAATACAAGGATTTAAAGGCAGAAGACCTGCTTGAAGGCGGAAAATTCTTTAGTGAAGTGCTATTTGGCGGCTCTCACCAAGGATCTGCAGTAAACCTATTATCAGGAAAAGCGGATGCTGCTGCGTTCTGTGATACTTGTGTCGCGAACTATGTAGAATTGGCAGATGGTGAAGAGAATACTGCTGGAGCGGTTTACAAAGTAAAAGATGATGCAGCTGAACCATTTAACACAGTTAAAGGTAAAGAATTTTCCATTATCTCTACAACTCCTGTGTTAAATGCACCTTTTGCAGTGAATACCGAAACGGTCAATGAAGAAGATGTTAAGAAGATTAAAGAAGCTTTAGTTTCAGATGAAGTTATGAATAATGATAAGATTTTTGTTCCGAAAGATTCTGGAAAACCGGGATTATTCTTTAAAACAGACAAAGAACGTTTTGTAGAAGTGGAAGATTCTTGGTTCGATCCGATCCGTGAGCTTTCTAAGTAG
- the phnC gene encoding phosphonate ABC transporter ATP-binding protein, whose amino-acid sequence MTTLLQLKKIEKQYGKETKALSNVSFSVKEGEFVSIIGPSGAGKSTLLRCINRMIDASGGEVHFDDVEMMSLGKRNLRKVRTKIGMIFQHYNLVNRLSVIENVLHGRLGYKSMMAGMLGLYSKEEKMEAVKILNILGLEDQIYKRCDQLSGGQKQRVGIARALIQNPKLLLCDEPIASLDPNASRVIMDHLKNISTSMGITVLVNLHQVDVALNYADRVIGVSKGQVVYNGSPEDMTKEKIHEIYGSESGKLIMDAGGQHAI is encoded by the coding sequence TTGACAACGTTACTTCAATTAAAGAAAATTGAAAAGCAGTATGGAAAAGAAACGAAGGCGTTATCAAATGTTAGCTTCTCCGTAAAAGAAGGGGAGTTTGTTTCCATCATTGGTCCTTCGGGAGCAGGGAAATCAACTCTCCTTCGCTGCATCAATAGAATGATCGATGCATCCGGCGGAGAAGTACATTTTGATGATGTCGAAATGATGTCGTTAGGAAAGCGAAATTTACGAAAGGTCAGAACGAAAATCGGTATGATCTTTCAACATTATAATCTCGTAAATCGTTTGAGCGTCATTGAAAATGTATTACACGGAAGACTCGGATACAAATCGATGATGGCAGGAATGTTAGGACTGTATTCCAAGGAAGAAAAAATGGAGGCAGTCAAAATTTTAAATATTTTAGGCCTGGAGGATCAGATTTACAAACGGTGTGATCAACTGAGCGGAGGACAGAAGCAGCGAGTTGGGATCGCCCGAGCTTTAATTCAAAATCCGAAATTATTACTTTGTGATGAGCCGATAGCTTCTCTAGACCCGAATGCGTCTAGAGTGATTATGGATCATTTGAAAAATATTTCAACTTCCATGGGAATTACTGTGCTCGTCAATCTTCACCAAGTGGATGTCGCCTTAAACTATGCGGATCGAGTTATCGGAGTCAGCAAAGGCCAGGTCGTTTACAATGGATCACCGGAAGATATGACGAAGGAAAAGATTCATGAGATTTATGGATCTGAGTCCGGAAAATTGATTATGGATGCAGGTGGACAGCATGCAATCTGA
- a CDS encoding ABC transporter permease subunit, whose product MQSDFFLKKRLRSIIVLAIIVMITYGAMIITQYNIVEGFTSIPEAIFWGFSNFYPDQDSLRNLPSILDKLLETIFMSIASSSIAAIFALFFAIFGSKTTSLNGVLSVISRGIATLFRNIDVAAWSMILLFSFGQSSLTGFFALFFVSFGFLTRAFTETIDEVGSGAVEALEATGAQYFPVIIHSVIPASIPQIISWILFMIETNIRSATLVGILTGTGIGFSFDLYYKSLNYNSASLVVITIILSILLIELVSNYVRRVIL is encoded by the coding sequence ATGCAATCTGATTTCTTTCTAAAAAAAAGACTGCGTTCGATCATTGTTCTGGCAATTATCGTAATGATTACTTACGGAGCTATGATCATTACACAATATAATATTGTAGAAGGGTTCACCTCTATTCCGGAAGCGATTTTTTGGGGGTTCAGCAATTTTTATCCTGATCAAGATTCGCTAAGAAATCTGCCTTCTATTTTGGATAAATTATTAGAGACTATTTTTATGTCAATTGCCTCTTCTTCGATAGCGGCAATTTTTGCACTGTTTTTTGCAATTTTCGGATCAAAAACGACTAGTTTAAATGGTGTCCTGTCAGTGATTAGCAGAGGAATTGCTACACTTTTTAGAAATATTGATGTAGCAGCATGGTCGATGATCCTGCTTTTCTCTTTTGGCCAAAGTTCTTTAACAGGTTTTTTTGCACTGTTTTTCGTTTCATTTGGATTTTTAACGAGAGCATTTACGGAAACGATTGATGAAGTCGGAAGCGGAGCTGTTGAAGCTTTGGAGGCAACAGGGGCACAATATTTTCCGGTAATTATCCATTCAGTTATTCCTGCCAGTATTCCGCAAATCATCAGCTGGATTCTTTTCATGATCGAAACGAACATAAGAAGTGCAACGCTAGTCGGGATTTTAACAGGGACTGGAATCGGATTTTCCTTTGATCTTTATTATAAAAGCCTAAATTATAATTCGGCTAGTTTGGTGGTCATTACAATCATTCTGTCCATCCTGCTTATTGAACTGGTATCAAACTACGTGAGAAGGGTGATATTGTAA
- a CDS encoding PhnE/PtxC family ABC transporter permease, which yields MSSDFTIKKPFDKSTFALRVTLVMLAILTVYAFFSFDYKDIQIIGAIAATIENFKIMFVEAHFAHFTFSEAIYQVLITIGLAFLTTLFGAVIALFLGLFAAQNLSSKAASKAIKGIIAFIRAVPTVLWVLIFAISAGLGSVAAVIGMTFHSIGYLTKAFSESFEELDEGVIEALRGSGAGWWQIVFQAVIPSSLTYLVSWTFVRFEINFGVSVAMGAAAGAGGIGYDMFMASGFYFDLREVGMITYFILAFAILLEVLATQLKKRLNVN from the coding sequence ATGAGTTCTGACTTTACAATAAAGAAGCCATTTGACAAATCTACCTTTGCCCTTCGGGTTACCTTGGTTATGCTGGCGATACTAACGGTTTACGCTTTTTTTAGTTTTGATTATAAGGATATTCAAATAATTGGTGCGATCGCTGCAACCATTGAAAACTTCAAGATTATGTTTGTGGAAGCGCACTTTGCCCATTTTACATTCTCTGAAGCGATTTACCAGGTATTAATTACGATTGGACTAGCTTTCCTGACGACCCTGTTCGGAGCTGTTATTGCTTTATTTTTAGGCTTGTTTGCAGCTCAAAATTTGTCTTCGAAAGCCGCTTCGAAAGCCATTAAAGGAATCATTGCCTTTATTCGCGCTGTTCCGACCGTATTGTGGGTGCTTATTTTTGCCATTTCGGCTGGTCTGGGCAGTGTAGCTGCCGTCATCGGCATGACGTTTCATTCAATCGGCTACTTGACGAAAGCATTCTCTGAATCCTTTGAAGAACTCGATGAAGGTGTCATCGAAGCATTGCGCGGGAGCGGAGCAGGCTGGTGGCAGATTGTTTTCCAAGCTGTTATTCCCTCAAGCTTAACGTATCTGGTGTCCTGGACGTTCGTGAGATTTGAGATCAATTTTGGTGTTTCTGTGGCTATGGGTGCAGCCGCGGGTGCCGGTGGAATTGGTTATGATATGTTTATGGCGAGCGGCTTTTATTTTGATCTGCGTGAAGTTGGTATGATCACGTACTTTATTCTTGCCTTTGCCATTCTATTGGAAGTACTAGCGACTCAATTAAAGAAAAGATTAAATGTAAATTAA
- the phnG gene encoding phosphonate C-P lyase system protein PhnG, translating into MRKARLTKILIEGNRELLEQFATQVEAFADLNLERSPRTGLVMMKTRDSVSRQPFYTGEVLVTECVVQVNGHYGMGVLMGEEPQKAYQIALVDGAFNAKLPITEAWLPALEKEEQYIKQKQQKEITRLSGSRVNFDTMEDYNAKS; encoded by the coding sequence ATGAGAAAAGCTAGATTAACGAAAATTTTGATAGAAGGCAATCGTGAGTTATTGGAACAATTCGCGACCCAGGTAGAGGCATTTGCAGACTTAAACTTGGAGCGTTCTCCGCGAACGGGACTCGTGATGATGAAAACAAGAGATTCCGTCTCAAGGCAGCCGTTTTACACGGGTGAGGTGCTCGTGACCGAATGTGTTGTCCAAGTAAACGGACATTACGGAATGGGTGTATTAATGGGGGAAGAACCGCAAAAAGCATATCAAATCGCCCTGGTAGATGGCGCATTTAATGCCAAGCTTCCGATCACAGAAGCCTGGCTGCCGGCACTCGAAAAAGAAGAGCAATATATCAAGCAGAAGCAGCAGAAAGAAATAACTAGATTATCCGGTTCCAGAGTGAATTTTGATACGATGGAGGATTACAATGCAAAAAGCTAA
- the phnH gene encoding phosphonate C-P lyase system protein PhnH, which yields MQKAKDSSFDMVHDTQAIYRKLLDGMARPGKINSIAPIISSVEQIADFPTALLGLAYTLVDREASFAVLSVPKEEIEKHIHWKTLSPIVAADAADYVFINQALEKEEIQQVTGSLRTGTLENPHESATLLLAVESFSEEAVKGQKLILRGPGIQHSCEIHITGFSIDWLEERKRINGEFPIGIDMILVSRAGEVLAIPRTTVIEWEEC from the coding sequence ATGCAAAAAGCTAAAGATTCAAGTTTTGACATGGTTCACGATACACAAGCGATTTACCGTAAGCTGCTCGACGGAATGGCAAGACCAGGAAAAATCAATTCCATTGCGCCAATCATCTCAAGCGTTGAACAAATAGCGGATTTTCCAACTGCTTTATTGGGGTTAGCTTATACGTTAGTTGACCGGGAAGCAAGCTTCGCTGTTCTATCCGTCCCAAAGGAAGAAATTGAAAAGCATATACATTGGAAAACATTGAGCCCCATTGTTGCTGCTGATGCAGCAGATTATGTTTTCATAAATCAAGCCTTGGAAAAGGAAGAAATCCAGCAAGTAACGGGCAGCCTTCGGACTGGTACTTTGGAAAATCCTCATGAAAGTGCAACACTGCTTCTCGCTGTGGAATCATTTTCAGAGGAAGCTGTGAAGGGACAAAAGCTGATATTAAGAGGACCGGGAATTCAACATTCTTGTGAGATTCATATTACTGGATTTTCAATCGATTGGCTTGAGGAAAGAAAAAGGATCAACGGTGAGTTTCCAATCGGAATAGACATGATTCTTGTTTCAAGAGCCGGTGAAGTACTAGCAATCCCCAGAACTACGGTAATCGAATGGGAGGAATGCTAA
- a CDS encoding carbon-phosphorus lyase complex subunit PhnI, whose protein sequence is MGYVAVTGGQKAIEHASKLIDCYRLQDAKEVLSSEQIEKQMRLLVDRVMGEGGLYAPEYAALALKQSEGDPAEAAFLLRAYRSTLPRNYYSSTVEPENMRVIRRISSAFKNIPGGQLLGPTYDYKHRLLNFDLRNEDDMALRDFLDSIELEHEEQESVAMTMKKVADLLREQGLLANREAEETEPFDITREKMTFPASRSARLQTLARGETGAMTALAYSSMRGYGPVHPTIGELRVGYSEVHIPYPFGDDEELYIGEVMLTEVETINSFTQNDQGDVEFMLGYGLAFGQNEVKAISMAILERSLETAGNSPTQDEEFVLLHIDSVESNGFVSHLKLPHYITFQSMLDRIRQAQKPATDDNAKVAEKNSLI, encoded by the coding sequence ATGGGATACGTTGCGGTGACGGGCGGACAAAAAGCGATTGAGCATGCAAGCAAGCTAATCGATTGTTACCGGCTGCAGGATGCAAAGGAAGTATTGTCAAGCGAGCAGATTGAGAAGCAAATGAGACTGTTAGTGGATCGTGTCATGGGGGAAGGCGGACTATATGCACCGGAATACGCTGCTCTTGCTTTAAAGCAATCAGAGGGCGATCCCGCTGAAGCGGCATTTTTACTAAGAGCCTACCGATCAACTTTACCGAGAAACTACTATTCTTCAACGGTTGAGCCAGAGAATATGCGCGTGATTAGAAGAATATCATCAGCGTTTAAAAATATCCCGGGAGGACAGCTGCTCGGACCAACCTATGACTATAAGCACCGGTTATTAAACTTTGACTTAAGAAACGAAGATGACATGGCGCTCCGGGATTTTCTTGATTCTATAGAGCTGGAACATGAGGAACAAGAATCTGTAGCGATGACTATGAAAAAAGTAGCTGATCTATTAAGGGAACAGGGGCTTCTCGCTAATCGAGAGGCAGAGGAGACCGAGCCATTTGATATTACACGAGAAAAAATGACCTTTCCGGCTTCGCGTTCTGCCCGGCTTCAAACACTTGCCCGCGGAGAGACAGGGGCTATGACTGCACTTGCTTATAGCAGTATGAGAGGGTATGGTCCAGTCCACCCTACGATTGGAGAGCTGAGAGTAGGGTATTCAGAGGTTCACATCCCTTATCCGTTTGGGGATGACGAGGAATTGTATATCGGTGAAGTAATGCTGACAGAAGTAGAAACAATCAACTCGTTTACGCAAAATGATCAAGGCGATGTAGAATTCATGCTTGGTTATGGCCTGGCATTTGGACAAAACGAAGTAAAAGCGATCTCGATGGCGATTTTAGAGCGAAGCCTGGAAACAGCAGGAAACAGCCCTACTCAGGATGAAGAGTTTGTTCTGTTACATATCGACAGTGTTGAATCAAACGGGTTTGTATCACATTTAAAGCTGCCGCATTATATTACGTTCCAATCAATGCTCGATCGGATCAGGCAGGCACAAAAGCCGGCAACAGACGATAATGCGAAAGTAGCTGAAAAGAACAGTCTTATATAG
- a CDS encoding alpha-D-ribose 1-methylphosphonate 5-phosphate C-P-lyase PhnJ, with translation MEQTYNYAFLDEGSKREIRRATLKAVAIPGYQVPFASRELPIGRGWGTGGLQLTLSLIGDNDRLKVIDQGHDDSVNAVSIKQLVENCSEVIPTDDSEEATIIQTRHRIPEVPLREDQILVFQVPMPEPLRRVEAKEQETKRLHAEMDYSSMWLRLYEDIVRWGEITIGADYPGLVNGRYIFNPSPIPRYDLLKLHQADGLYLFGAGREKKIYAVPPYTNVEPLEFEDYRFKVEQFDGLSCQLCGSDNTFLDEIYNSETGEKVYQCSDTAHCAKVQNKRSVEA, from the coding sequence ATCGAACAAACGTACAATTATGCTTTTTTAGATGAAGGATCAAAAAGAGAAATTCGCCGGGCTACGCTAAAGGCTGTTGCTATTCCCGGCTACCAGGTTCCTTTTGCTTCAAGAGAGCTGCCGATTGGCAGAGGCTGGGGCACAGGCGGGCTCCAGCTCACGTTATCACTGATTGGCGATAATGATCGATTGAAGGTCATCGATCAAGGACACGATGATAGTGTCAATGCGGTGAGCATCAAACAATTAGTGGAAAATTGTTCAGAAGTGATTCCAACAGACGATTCTGAAGAGGCGACAATTATTCAAACGAGACACCGTATTCCAGAGGTTCCGCTCCGTGAGGATCAAATCCTTGTCTTTCAGGTTCCGATGCCAGAACCTCTGCGACGTGTGGAAGCAAAGGAACAAGAGACGAAGCGGCTTCATGCCGAAATGGATTATAGCAGTATGTGGCTCAGGCTTTATGAGGATATTGTCCGCTGGGGAGAAATTACGATTGGAGCCGACTATCCGGGTCTCGTAAACGGACGCTATATTTTTAATCCCAGCCCGATTCCCCGCTACGATCTATTAAAGCTTCACCAAGCTGACGGGCTTTATCTTTTTGGGGCTGGGCGTGAAAAGAAGATATATGCCGTACCGCCCTATACGAATGTTGAACCGCTTGAGTTTGAGGATTATCGTTTTAAAGTCGAGCAGTTTGATGGGTTATCATGCCAGCTTTGCGGCAGTGATAATACGTTCCTCGATGAGATTTACAACAGCGAAACAGGAGAAAAAGTATATCAATGCTCGGATACAGCTCATTGTGCAAAAGTACAAAACAAAAGGAGCGTTGAAGCATGA